One genomic region from Ptychodera flava strain L36383 chromosome 14, AS_Pfla_20210202, whole genome shotgun sequence encodes:
- the LOC139149093 gene encoding NAD-dependent protein deacetylase sirtuin-2-like isoform X2, with protein sequence MSGQEDNQPGALDKEKESASGDKPRGAEGQSQSTAAQDSRDTAGEMDFLSKLMAKVAQITTTAAEEEKPKILESVSIEGIANYIKDGKAKNIIVMTGAGISTSAGIPDFRSPGTGLYSNLQKYNLPDPQAIFEIGFFKENPRPFFELSKELKLDTYKPTPCHYFIRMLNDKGMLLRNYTQNIDTLERLAGLPGSQLVEAHGSYHTGHCLECRKEYPLEWMKEEIAKDKIPSCTECEGIVKPDIVFFGESLPERFFKLVQQDFQKCDMLMIMGTSLAVQPFASLVNRVKDDCPRLLINKEKCGQTDPLMQFMGLGRGLDFDAPNNNRDVAYEGDCDDGCFKLAELLGWKDELKTLVSKEQGKLASEAKKKESTDKDQADKPKESSSL encoded by the exons ATGTCTGGGCAAGAAG ACAATCAGCCGGGTGCGTTGGACAAGGAGAAAGAGAGTGCATCAGGTGACAAACCAAGAGGAGCAGAGGGACAATCACAATCAACTGCTGCTCAAGATAGTAGAGACACTGCAGGAGAAA TGGATTTCTTGAGCAAGCTCATGGCAAAGGTGGCCCAAATAACGACGACAGCTGCAGAGGAAGAGAAACCAAAAATTTTGGAATCTGTTTCCATCGAAGGAATTGCAAACTACATCAAGGATGGAAAAG ctaaaaatattatagtgatGACTGGAGCTGGCATATCAACCt CGGCTGGCATCCCAGATTTCCGCAGTCCTGGTACTGGCCTTTACAGCAATCTGCAGAAATACAACTTACCAGACCCACAGGCTATCTTTGAAATCGGTTTCTTCAAG GAGAATCCAAGACCTTTCTTTGAGCTATCCAAGGAATTGAAGTTGGATACGTACAAACCAACTCCATGTCATTATTTCATCAGGATGCTAAATGACAAAGGAATGCTACTCAGAAACTACACACAG aatattgATACCTTGGAGAGACTGGCAGGATTGCCAGGCAGTCAACTGGTTGAAGCCCATGGATCCTATCACACAGGACACTGTCTGGAATGCAGGAAGGAATATCCATTGGAATGGATGAAAG AGGAGATAGCCAAAGACAAGATACCTTCATGTACAGAATGTGAAGGCATTGTCAAGCCAG ATATTGTGTTCTTTGGTGAGTCATTGCCAGAAAGGTTCTTCAAGCTTGTACAACAG GATTTCCAGAAGTGTGACATGTTAATGATCATGGGTACGTCCCTGGCTGTTCAGCCGTTTGCATCTCTGGTCAACAG AGTGAAAGATGACTGCCCAAGATTATTGATAAATAAAGAGAAATGTGGCCAA ACTGACCCGCTGATGCAGTTTATGGGCCTCGGCAGGGGTTTAGACTTTGATGCTCCGAACAACAACAG GGATGTAGCATATGAGGGAGACTGTGATGATGGCTGTTTCAAGCTGGCTGAACTGCTTGGATGGAAG GATGAATTGAAGACACTTGTTTCTAAGGAACAAGGCAAACTCGCATCTGAGGCAAAGAAGAAAGAATCCACTGACAAAGATCAAGCTGATAAACCTAAAGAGTCATCTTCACTGTAA
- the LOC139149093 gene encoding NAD-dependent protein deacetylase sirtuin-2-like isoform X1, with amino-acid sequence MSGQEDNQPGALDKEKESASGDKPRGAEGQSQSTAAQDSRDTAGEMDFLSKLMAKVAQITTTAAEEEKPKILESVSIEGIANYIKDGKAKNIIVMTGAGISTSAGIPDFRSPGTGLYSNLQKYNLPDPQAIFEIGFFKENPRPFFELSKELKLDTYKPTPCHYFIRMLNDKGMLLRNYTQNIDTLERLAGLPGSQLVEAHGSYHTGHCLECRKEYPLEWMKEEIAKDKIPSCTECEGIVKPDIVFFGESLPERFFKLVQQDFQKCDMLMIMGTSLAVQPFASLVNRVKDDCPRLLINKEKCGQTDPLMQFMGLGRGLDFDAPNNNRDVAYEGDCDDGCFKLAELLGWKKHLQKLIESEHRKLDRRESEIQRSSEKSTRRPTKSKVKHRVIEFNAENQILLGL; translated from the exons ATGTCTGGGCAAGAAG ACAATCAGCCGGGTGCGTTGGACAAGGAGAAAGAGAGTGCATCAGGTGACAAACCAAGAGGAGCAGAGGGACAATCACAATCAACTGCTGCTCAAGATAGTAGAGACACTGCAGGAGAAA TGGATTTCTTGAGCAAGCTCATGGCAAAGGTGGCCCAAATAACGACGACAGCTGCAGAGGAAGAGAAACCAAAAATTTTGGAATCTGTTTCCATCGAAGGAATTGCAAACTACATCAAGGATGGAAAAG ctaaaaatattatagtgatGACTGGAGCTGGCATATCAACCt CGGCTGGCATCCCAGATTTCCGCAGTCCTGGTACTGGCCTTTACAGCAATCTGCAGAAATACAACTTACCAGACCCACAGGCTATCTTTGAAATCGGTTTCTTCAAG GAGAATCCAAGACCTTTCTTTGAGCTATCCAAGGAATTGAAGTTGGATACGTACAAACCAACTCCATGTCATTATTTCATCAGGATGCTAAATGACAAAGGAATGCTACTCAGAAACTACACACAG aatattgATACCTTGGAGAGACTGGCAGGATTGCCAGGCAGTCAACTGGTTGAAGCCCATGGATCCTATCACACAGGACACTGTCTGGAATGCAGGAAGGAATATCCATTGGAATGGATGAAAG AGGAGATAGCCAAAGACAAGATACCTTCATGTACAGAATGTGAAGGCATTGTCAAGCCAG ATATTGTGTTCTTTGGTGAGTCATTGCCAGAAAGGTTCTTCAAGCTTGTACAACAG GATTTCCAGAAGTGTGACATGTTAATGATCATGGGTACGTCCCTGGCTGTTCAGCCGTTTGCATCTCTGGTCAACAG AGTGAAAGATGACTGCCCAAGATTATTGATAAATAAAGAGAAATGTGGCCAA ACTGACCCGCTGATGCAGTTTATGGGCCTCGGCAGGGGTTTAGACTTTGATGCTCCGAACAACAACAG GGATGTAGCATATGAGGGAGACTGTGATGATGGCTGTTTCAAGCTGGCTGAACTGCTTGGATGGAAG AAACACCTTCAGAAATTGATAGAAAGTGAACATAGGAAACTTGACAGACGTGAGAGTGAAATTCAACGTAGTTCAGAGAAATCTACAAGAAGACCAACAAAAAGCAAAGTGAAACACAGAGTGATTGAATTCAATGCAGAAAATCAGATTCTCTTGGGACTTTGA